The Cherax quadricarinatus mitochondrion, complete genome genome window below encodes:
- the ND6 gene encoding NADH dehydrogenase subunit 6 (TAA stop codon is completed by the addition of 3' A residues to the mRNA): protein MLYFTLPFTLSVAILFTTLTHPLSMGLVLLTQTILICALSGLFGPSYWFSYILFLIFLGGMLILFIYVSSLASNEAFKIHFKSSLLITLSLPMSFTLIFLDLLLLPSKFSKSSLFLILSNKTNLATLSTSSIYSITSFPLTTLVILYLLLTLIVIVSIINISSSPLRPSKF from the coding sequence ATTTTATATTTCACTCTCCCTTTTACCCTAAGAGTTGCTATCCTATTCACGACTCTAACCCACCCTCTTTCCATAGGACTAGTCCTACTCACTCAAACTATTCTTATCTGTGCTCTTTCAGGCCTATTCGGGCCTTCCTACTGATTCTCATATATCCTATTTCTAATTTTTCTAGGAGGAATATTAATTTTGTTCATTTATGTCTCTTCTCTTGCTTCCAACGAAGCCTTTAAAATTCATTTTAAATCCAGTCTACTAATCACCCTGTCCTTACCCATATCCTTTACCTTAATCTTTCTAGATCTCTTACTTCTCCCATCAAAATTTTCCAAATCTAGACTATTCTTAATTCTAAGAAATAAAACAAATTTAGCCACCTTATCAACCAGTTCCATCTACTCCATTACTTCTTTCCCTCTTACTACTCTAGTAATTTTATATCTCTTACTTACCTTAATTGTTATTGTCAGTATTATTAATATCTCATCAAGACCTCTGCGACCTTCAAAATTCTA